A genomic segment from Streptosporangium roseum DSM 43021 encodes:
- a CDS encoding ATP-dependent Clp protease proteolytic subunit, with the protein MSELIRPGDINGRYVLPSFVERTSYGVKEMNPYNKLFEDRIIFLGVQVDDASANDVMAQLLTLESLDPDRDISVYINSPGGSFTAMMAIYDTMQFVRPEIQTVCLGQAASAAAILLAGGTAGKRFALPNARMLIHQPSTEGGGQGSDIEIQAREILRMRSQMETILARHSGKTPAEVRKDIERDKILDAEEAKAYGLIDDIIPSRKKLAKAIAS; encoded by the coding sequence GTGAGTGAGTTGATCCGGCCGGGAGACATCAACGGCCGTTATGTTCTTCCCTCCTTCGTCGAGCGCACGTCCTACGGCGTCAAGGAGATGAACCCGTACAACAAGCTGTTCGAGGACCGCATCATCTTCCTCGGCGTGCAGGTGGACGACGCGTCGGCCAACGACGTCATGGCCCAGCTGCTGACGTTGGAGTCCCTCGACCCCGACCGTGACATCAGTGTCTACATCAACTCGCCGGGCGGGTCGTTCACCGCCATGATGGCGATCTACGACACGATGCAGTTCGTCCGGCCGGAGATCCAGACCGTCTGTCTCGGGCAGGCGGCCTCGGCCGCGGCGATCCTGCTGGCCGGCGGTACGGCCGGCAAGCGGTTCGCCCTGCCGAACGCCCGCATGCTGATCCACCAGCCCTCCACCGAGGGTGGCGGCCAGGGAAGCGACATCGAGATCCAGGCGCGGGAGATCCTGCGCATGCGTTCGCAGATGGAGACGATCCTGGCCCGGCATTCGGGCAAGACGCCCGCCGAGGTCCGCAAGGACATCGAGCGCGACAAGATCCTCGATGCCGAGGAGGCCAAGGCGTACGGGCTGATCGACGACATCATCCCGTCCCGCAAGAAGCTGGCCAAGGCCATAGCCTCTTAA
- a CDS encoding ClpP family protease — MTSPPTFYQPTGSGPESMSQPNGSFRLEDQLYQRLLRERIIVLGTQVNDEIANRICAELLLLAADDPDRDIWLYINSPGGSVTAGMAIYDMMEYVPNNVCTVAMGLAASMGQFLLCAGEKGKRYALPHARIMMHQPSGGIGGTAADIAIQAEQMLYVKKTLAERIAFHTGQPLDQIEADSDRDRWFTAEEAKDYGFIDQVVRSARQVPSTGAVS; from the coding sequence GTGACCAGCCCGCCGACCTTCTACCAGCCGACCGGCTCCGGGCCCGAGTCGATGAGCCAGCCGAACGGCTCGTTCAGGCTCGAAGACCAGCTCTACCAGCGGCTGCTGCGTGAGCGCATCATCGTGCTGGGCACCCAGGTCAACGACGAGATCGCCAACCGAATCTGTGCCGAGCTGCTCCTGCTCGCCGCGGACGACCCGGACCGGGACATCTGGCTGTACATCAACTCGCCAGGCGGATCGGTGACCGCCGGTATGGCGATTTACGACATGATGGAATACGTGCCGAACAATGTGTGCACGGTCGCGATGGGTCTGGCCGCTTCCATGGGCCAGTTCCTCCTCTGCGCCGGCGAGAAGGGCAAGCGCTACGCCCTGCCGCACGCCCGCATCATGATGCACCAGCCGTCCGGAGGCATCGGCGGTACCGCCGCCGACATCGCCATCCAGGCGGAGCAGATGCTCTACGTCAAGAAGACTCTTGCCGAGCGCATCGCCTTCCACACCGGTCAGCCGCTTGACCAGATCGAGGCCGACTCCGACCGCGACCGCTGGTTCACGGCGGAAGAGGCCAAGGACTACGGCTTCATCGACCAGGTCGTCCGTAGCGCGCGGCAGGTGCCCTCCACGGGCGCCGTCTCCTGA
- the tig gene encoding trigger factor: MKTAVEELSPTRVKLTVEVPFEELGESLQAAYKKVAQQVRVPGFRPGKVPARIIEQRFGRAVVLEETLNDAVPKLYGQAVDASDIFPVSQPEIEVTKIEDGEQVEFTAEVDIRPNFDVPDFQGLEVTVPVAEVSDEDVDGQLDGLRQRFATLTGVERAAANGDYVVMDLAAAIDGVNIEEQQANDVSYEVGAGSVLQGLDDALVGMSAGDTKEFTTSLVGGENAGEEAVVTITIKSVKEKVLPELDDEFAQLASEFDSLDELKDSIREQARRNKLIDQVVQARENALDALLAKIDIPLPESAFKAEVDNRKHNLEHQIAESGLSKEAYFRLYQTTEEERYAEFDENAAKALKTGFVLDKIVKAEELGVSEQELTNFVVRRAMQMNVAPNTLAQHLADNDQLTLAMVEIVRDKAKSVVGDAAKVTDEAGNEVDLKAIYTEINGEESAEEDAEESNENSADKPAEAEAAK, translated from the coding sequence GTGAAGACCGCTGTGGAGGAGCTCAGCCCGACTCGGGTCAAGCTCACTGTCGAGGTGCCGTTCGAGGAGCTCGGCGAGAGCCTGCAGGCGGCGTACAAGAAGGTCGCGCAGCAGGTGCGCGTTCCCGGCTTCCGCCCCGGCAAGGTTCCGGCCCGGATCATCGAGCAGCGTTTCGGCCGCGCGGTGGTGCTGGAGGAGACCCTCAACGACGCCGTGCCGAAGCTGTACGGCCAGGCCGTCGACGCGAGCGACATCTTCCCGGTCAGCCAGCCGGAGATCGAGGTCACCAAGATCGAGGACGGCGAGCAGGTCGAGTTCACCGCCGAGGTGGACATCCGCCCGAACTTCGACGTTCCCGACTTCCAGGGCCTCGAGGTGACCGTCCCGGTCGCCGAGGTATCCGACGAGGACGTCGACGGCCAGCTGGACGGCCTGCGCCAGCGCTTCGCGACGCTGACCGGTGTCGAGCGCGCCGCCGCCAACGGCGACTACGTCGTCATGGACCTCGCCGCCGCGATCGACGGTGTGAACATCGAGGAGCAGCAGGCCAACGACGTCTCCTACGAGGTCGGCGCCGGCTCGGTGCTGCAGGGCCTGGACGACGCGCTGGTCGGCATGTCCGCCGGTGACACCAAGGAGTTCACCACGAGCCTGGTCGGCGGCGAGAACGCCGGCGAGGAGGCCGTGGTCACCATCACCATCAAGAGCGTCAAGGAGAAGGTCCTCCCCGAGCTCGACGACGAGTTCGCCCAGCTTGCCAGCGAGTTCGACAGCCTCGACGAGCTCAAGGACAGCATCCGGGAGCAGGCCCGTCGCAACAAGCTGATCGACCAGGTCGTCCAGGCCCGCGAGAACGCTCTGGACGCCCTCCTCGCCAAGATCGACATTCCGCTGCCGGAGAGCGCGTTCAAGGCCGAGGTCGACAACCGCAAGCACAACCTCGAGCACCAGATCGCCGAGAGTGGCCTGAGCAAGGAGGCGTACTTCCGCCTCTACCAGACCACCGAGGAGGAGCGGTACGCCGAGTTCGACGAGAACGCCGCCAAGGCGCTCAAGACCGGCTTCGTCCTTGACAAGATCGTCAAGGCCGAGGAGCTCGGTGTCAGCGAGCAGGAGCTGACCAACTTCGTGGTGCGCCGCGCCATGCAGATGAACGTCGCCCCGAACACGCTCGCCCAGCACCTCGCCGACAACGACCAGCTCACGCTGGCCATGGTCGAGATCGTCCGGGACAAGGCCAAGAGTGTCGTCGGTGACGCCGCCAAGGTGACCGACGAGGCCGGCAACGAGGTGGACCTCAAGGCCATCTACACCGAGATCAACGGTGAGGAGTCCGCGGAGGAGGACGCCGAGGAGTCGAACGAGAACTCGGCTGACAAGCCCGCCGAGGCCGAGGCCGCCAAGTAG
- a CDS encoding helix-turn-helix domain-containing protein: MTQVQQGSGPTALRILLGSQLRRLREAKGLSREEAAHLIRGSESKISRMELGRVGLRERDVADLLTFYGVEDEAARSAVMDLLLRANEPGWWHRFNDLLPSWFQTYVGLEEAASRIRTYEVQFVPGLLQTEEYAKAVITAGSAGVAPEEITRRVDLRMERQQVLDRPDGPFFWAVIDEAALRRPIGGTEVMRAQLEHLLDLMRQPNITIQVMPFSFGGHSAEGGAFSVLRFQDQELPDVVYVEQLASALYLDKREEVDRYSEVMERLCAVSTTPGETTEILRRIIKEN, translated from the coding sequence GTGACGCAGGTTCAACAGGGATCAGGTCCCACAGCTCTGCGTATCCTTTTGGGCTCCCAACTGCGCCGGCTGCGTGAGGCCAAGGGTCTGTCACGGGAAGAGGCCGCGCACCTGATCCGGGGCTCCGAATCCAAGATCAGCAGGATGGAGCTCGGACGGGTCGGCCTGAGAGAGCGCGATGTCGCCGACCTGCTCACCTTCTACGGGGTGGAGGACGAGGCGGCCCGTTCGGCGGTGATGGACCTCCTGCTCAGGGCCAACGAGCCCGGCTGGTGGCACCGGTTCAACGACCTGCTGCCCTCGTGGTTCCAGACCTACGTCGGCCTGGAGGAGGCGGCCTCCCGGATCCGCACCTACGAGGTGCAGTTCGTGCCGGGCCTGCTCCAGACGGAGGAGTACGCCAAGGCGGTCATCACCGCGGGGAGCGCCGGGGTCGCCCCCGAGGAGATCACCCGCCGCGTCGACCTGCGGATGGAGCGCCAGCAGGTGCTCGACCGCCCCGACGGGCCGTTCTTCTGGGCGGTCATCGACGAGGCGGCGCTGCGGCGTCCCATCGGGGGTACCGAGGTGATGCGGGCCCAGCTGGAACACCTGCTGGACCTCATGCGCCAGCCCAACATCACGATTCAGGTGATGCCGTTCAGCTTCGGCGGCCACAGCGCGGAGGGCGGAGCCTTCAGCGTGTTGCGCTTCCAGGACCAGGAGCTCCCCGACGTGGTCTACGTCGAACAGCTCGCCAGCGCGCTCTATCTGGACAAACGAGAGGAAGTCGACCGCTACAGCGAAGTCATGGAGCGGTTGTGCGCTGTCAGCACCACCCCGGGGGAGACCACCGAGATCCTGAGGCGCATCATCAAGGAGAACTGA
- a CDS encoding ATP-binding protein, with translation MTAGGTGRMVEEPKSAADYLQATRDVGFDELLGANHSDATACPLPRQADSVKTARDVTRSTLSDWGLSELSDDAALVVSELVTNAVRYALCPPSQIETTPITLMLLHLSPHVLLAVADPSDEVPTPKEPDFISENGRGLYIVETYSQCWGWDHLDRGGKAVWALFSGTV, from the coding sequence ATGACAGCGGGAGGTACCGGCAGGATGGTGGAGGAGCCTAAATCGGCTGCCGACTACCTGCAGGCGACTCGTGATGTCGGCTTCGACGAGCTGCTCGGGGCCAACCACTCCGACGCCACGGCATGCCCGCTCCCCCGGCAGGCCGATTCCGTGAAGACCGCGCGAGATGTGACCCGATCGACACTGAGCGACTGGGGTCTTTCGGAACTGAGTGATGACGCAGCGCTAGTGGTTTCGGAACTGGTGACGAACGCGGTCCGTTACGCGCTGTGCCCGCCCAGTCAGATCGAGACCACCCCGATCACCCTGATGCTGCTGCACCTGTCGCCCCACGTGCTGCTCGCCGTGGCCGACCCCAGCGACGAGGTCCCCACCCCCAAGGAGCCGGACTTCATCTCCGAGAACGGCAGGGGCCTCTACATCGTGGAGACCTACAGCCAGTGCTGGGGCTGGGACCACCTCGACCGCGGCGGCAAGGCCGTCTGGGCCCTCTTCAGCGGCACGGTCTGA
- a CDS encoding DUF3995 domain-containing protein, whose product MSRADRARVGAYGAAVCAAAYGSMKLAQALGANALADKDPLPPHLREQLLARDPLFVASHWLLAGAALVGVIVALATVRPWGARVPRRLLLTIVWTLGAFMIVRSIGVLGFGFVGDTLLLTGVRPTPVEHAALAHTLARWDLLLWSPFFLLWGLCWATAGWRLHRRGSPAGSGGGKAVKRGPRRLADTAK is encoded by the coding sequence GTGTCGCGGGCTGATCGGGCGCGGGTGGGCGCGTACGGGGCGGCGGTGTGCGCCGCGGCGTACGGATCGATGAAGCTCGCCCAGGCGCTGGGGGCCAACGCGCTGGCCGACAAGGACCCGCTACCCCCGCACCTGCGCGAACAGCTGCTCGCCCGTGATCCCCTGTTCGTGGCGAGCCACTGGTTGCTGGCCGGTGCCGCGCTGGTCGGTGTCATCGTCGCGCTGGCCACCGTACGGCCCTGGGGCGCGAGAGTCCCGCGCCGGCTGCTGCTCACGATCGTCTGGACGCTGGGGGCCTTCATGATCGTCCGGTCGATCGGGGTGCTGGGGTTCGGCTTCGTCGGCGACACACTGCTGCTGACCGGGGTCCGCCCGACCCCGGTCGAGCACGCCGCGCTGGCTCACACCCTGGCGCGCTGGGATCTGCTGCTGTGGTCGCCGTTCTTCCTGCTCTGGGGGTTGTGCTGGGCGACGGCCGGATGGCGGCTACACCGGCGCGGCTCGCCCGCCGGCAGCGGCGGCGGGAAGGCGGTCAAGAGGGGACCACGGCGACTCGCGGACACGGCGAAATGA
- a CDS encoding class I SAM-dependent methyltransferase yields the protein MTSRRLYHGTGPGTITPDGCAVDHYAMLTPKGEPEHIHAAIPEGASILELGSGTGRITHSLLALGHEVVAVDESPEMLSHIRGAETVCSSIQSLALHRKFDVVLLMSFVIETADDGLRQAFLRACREHVADDGCVILQRQPPEWYDTIQPFERAGDDGRVVRMTEVSRPEPHVLHATMEYTVGERKWTHTFVSRRLDDDFLEAALGEADLTMSGFLNGDRGWVRAVPR from the coding sequence GTGACTTCACGGAGGCTCTATCACGGCACCGGCCCGGGAACGATCACGCCGGACGGCTGCGCGGTCGATCACTACGCCATGCTCACCCCCAAGGGTGAGCCCGAACACATTCACGCGGCGATCCCCGAGGGGGCGTCCATCCTGGAGCTCGGCTCGGGCACGGGCCGGATCACCCACAGCCTGCTGGCGCTCGGGCACGAGGTGGTCGCCGTGGACGAGTCACCCGAGATGCTCTCGCACATCAGGGGGGCCGAGACGGTCTGCTCGTCCATCCAGTCACTGGCGCTCCACCGGAAGTTCGACGTCGTCCTGCTCATGTCGTTCGTGATCGAGACGGCCGACGACGGACTCCGCCAGGCGTTCCTGCGCGCCTGCCGCGAGCACGTCGCCGACGACGGGTGCGTGATCCTGCAGCGCCAGCCCCCCGAGTGGTACGACACGATCCAGCCCTTCGAACGGGCCGGTGACGACGGCCGTGTCGTCCGCATGACCGAGGTCAGCCGGCCGGAGCCCCACGTCCTCCACGCCACCATGGAATACACGGTGGGGGAGCGGAAATGGACCCACACCTTCGTCAGCAGGCGCCTTGACGACGACTTCCTCGAGGCGGCACTCGGCGAGGCGGATCTGACGATGTCCGGATTCCTGAACGGAGACCGGGGATGGGTGCGCGCGGTGCCACGCTGA
- a CDS encoding phytoene desaturase family protein translates to MTGFDGVIIGGGHNGLTCAAYLARAGLSIAVVERNDEAGGGCSTQELTLPGFRHNTHSSYHFLEEGPVPADLELQRYGLRYVYPETQHSTIFRDGRAITVYTDPKRTAESFARFSRADADRWLELYERYAEAARDLMNGFLYSGPLPPHVLAERLRGDLGRDLLSYMPLSLYEAVDKNFESEQVRVLFKSFLHAISIENVPGTGGFLPRLLSRIARLGVPVGGAVNVANALRGVIEEHGGIVVTGAHAERILVDDGRAVGVKLATGEVLSARRFVASAVDAPQTVRLAGPENFGADIAAKVENYKWAGHSLVTLHLALDEAPRYLAAEFEPDVDRAFLVVLGADDSEQLGRTFDQIHEGRLPDRLAGNGACPSLFDPSYAPDGKHVAFWWPWAPYDLDGDAGNWDRQREEVGELLLAEWSEYAPNLSRGAVLGKRVFSPLDIERHCVNMVRGSHHVGAYEPAQLGGNRPVPELGQYRTPITGLYLCGASSHPGGSVSGAPGYNGANAIAEDLGLSPWWTPVPAPRWSE, encoded by the coding sequence GTGACGGGGTTCGACGGCGTGATCATCGGTGGCGGTCACAACGGGCTCACGTGCGCCGCCTATCTCGCCAGGGCGGGCCTGTCCATAGCGGTCGTCGAGCGCAACGACGAGGCGGGCGGCGGCTGCAGCACCCAGGAGCTCACCCTCCCCGGCTTCCGGCACAACACCCACAGCAGCTACCACTTCCTGGAAGAGGGCCCGGTCCCGGCCGACCTCGAACTCCAGCGGTACGGCCTGCGCTACGTCTACCCCGAGACCCAGCACTCCACGATCTTCCGGGACGGCCGCGCGATCACGGTCTACACCGATCCCAAGCGCACCGCCGAGTCCTTCGCGCGCTTCTCCCGCGCCGACGCCGACCGGTGGCTGGAGCTGTACGAGCGCTACGCCGAGGCGGCCAGGGACCTGATGAACGGCTTCCTGTACTCCGGACCGCTGCCGCCGCACGTGCTCGCCGAACGGCTCCGGGGCGACCTGGGCCGGGACCTGCTGAGCTACATGCCGCTGTCGCTGTACGAGGCGGTGGACAAGAACTTCGAGAGCGAGCAGGTCAGGGTGCTGTTCAAGTCCTTCCTGCACGCGATCTCGATCGAGAACGTGCCCGGGACCGGCGGCTTCCTGCCGCGCCTGCTGTCCCGCATCGCCCGGCTCGGCGTGCCCGTGGGCGGCGCCGTCAACGTCGCGAACGCGCTGCGCGGCGTCATCGAGGAGCACGGCGGCATCGTGGTCACCGGCGCGCACGCCGAGCGGATCCTGGTCGACGACGGCCGGGCCGTCGGGGTCAAGCTCGCCACCGGCGAGGTCCTCAGCGCGCGGCGGTTCGTGGCCAGCGCGGTGGACGCCCCCCAGACGGTACGGCTGGCGGGCCCGGAGAACTTCGGCGCCGACATCGCGGCCAAGGTCGAGAACTACAAGTGGGCCGGGCACAGCCTGGTCACCCTGCACCTGGCACTGGACGAGGCGCCGCGTTACCTGGCGGCCGAGTTCGAGCCCGATGTGGACCGGGCCTTCCTGGTCGTCCTGGGCGCCGACGACAGCGAGCAGCTCGGCCGTACCTTCGACCAGATCCACGAGGGACGGCTGCCCGACCGGCTGGCGGGCAACGGCGCGTGTCCCTCGCTGTTCGACCCCTCCTACGCCCCGGACGGCAAGCACGTGGCCTTCTGGTGGCCATGGGCCCCCTACGACCTCGACGGCGACGCGGGGAACTGGGACCGGCAACGTGAGGAGGTGGGCGAGCTGCTGCTCGCCGAATGGTCGGAATACGCCCCCAACCTGTCCCGGGGCGCCGTACTCGGCAAACGGGTCTTCTCTCCACTCGACATAGAACGGCACTGCGTCAACATGGTCCGCGGCAGTCATCACGTCGGCGCCTACGAGCCCGCCCAGCTGGGCGGCAACCGGCCCGTCCCCGAACTCGGGCAGTATCGCACCCCGATCACCGGCCTCTATCTCTGCGGCGCGAGCAGCCATCCCGGCGGCTCGGTCTCCGGGGCCCCCGGCTACAACGGCGCCAACGCCATCGCCGAGGACCTCGGCCTCAGCCCCTGGTGGACCCCGGTCCCGGCCCCCCGGTGGAGCGAGTGA
- a CDS encoding ATP-binding SpoIIE family protein phosphatase, producing the protein MNRRFVTKDPAAAAPRMSSPATMNEQLSLLNAASKRIGSTLDMFETGRELMDVAVPRFADAAGILVQDRLMTDGEFPQRNTDGTALVRRIAVGVSDPAPGEYARAFPVDEVVVYEAWTPYARCMATGNPILYPRLGRRTAEEIGRFWQRDSVSKVLEDSSFLVVPLKARGRVLGFVIFTRRPDSEPFEEQDIGLAEELAARTAVCLDNARLYNRERRTALTLQSSLLPADLYQPLGLTIASRYLPASDLVGVGGDWYDVIPLPGCRVALVVGDVMGHGIRAAATMGQLRTAARTLASLDLSPAEVLFRLNRMSQDLDATQIATCVYATYDPVTRICALASAGHVPPILVRPGGKPELLELPPGLPLGIGNEPVEMRELVLPHDAVLAFYTDGLVESRERDIDEGIDMVCDLLAGQNRDLEEVCDLTIGAQRPGHERDDIALLLARVRELNEDDIVEIALPSDPRSASKARRFIRATLTEWRLDPIADATELMISELVTNAIKHGSGTVGLRLLRGPTLVCEVTDRSLAMPVMREAGSGDDTGRGLHLINWLAHRWGSRLTPKGKVVWVEQSLP; encoded by the coding sequence GTGAACCGCCGCTTCGTCACCAAGGACCCCGCGGCGGCCGCACCGCGGATGAGCAGCCCCGCCACCATGAACGAGCAGCTCTCCCTGCTCAACGCGGCGAGCAAGCGGATCGGCAGCACCCTGGACATGTTCGAGACCGGCAGGGAGCTGATGGATGTCGCCGTGCCGCGCTTCGCGGACGCGGCGGGCATCCTGGTGCAGGACCGGCTCATGACCGACGGGGAGTTCCCGCAGCGCAACACCGACGGCACGGCGCTGGTGCGGCGGATCGCGGTCGGCGTGTCCGACCCCGCGCCCGGCGAGTACGCCAGGGCGTTCCCGGTGGACGAGGTCGTGGTCTACGAGGCGTGGACGCCCTACGCCAGGTGCATGGCCACCGGCAACCCGATCCTCTATCCCCGGCTGGGGCGCCGGACCGCCGAGGAGATCGGGCGGTTCTGGCAGCGCGACTCGGTGTCCAAGGTGCTGGAGGACAGCTCCTTCCTGGTGGTCCCGCTCAAGGCGCGCGGCCGGGTGCTGGGCTTCGTCATCTTCACCCGCAGACCCGACAGCGAGCCCTTCGAGGAGCAGGACATCGGCCTGGCCGAGGAGCTGGCGGCCAGGACCGCGGTCTGCCTGGACAACGCCCGGCTCTACAACCGCGAGCGCCGTACCGCGCTGACCCTGCAGAGCAGCCTGCTCCCGGCCGACCTCTACCAGCCGCTGGGCCTGACGATCGCCTCCCGCTACCTGCCCGCGAGCGATCTGGTGGGGGTGGGCGGCGACTGGTACGACGTGATCCCGCTGCCCGGCTGCCGGGTCGCCCTCGTGGTCGGCGACGTCATGGGGCACGGCATCAGGGCGGCGGCCACGATGGGCCAGCTCCGCACGGCCGCCCGCACGCTGGCCAGTCTCGACCTCAGCCCGGCCGAGGTGCTGTTCCGGCTCAACCGGATGAGCCAGGACCTGGACGCCACCCAGATCGCGACGTGTGTCTACGCCACCTACGACCCGGTCACCCGGATCTGCGCGCTCGCCTCCGCGGGGCACGTGCCGCCGATCCTGGTACGGCCGGGCGGCAAGCCCGAGCTGCTGGAGCTGCCGCCGGGGCTCCCCCTGGGCATCGGCAACGAGCCGGTCGAGATGCGCGAGCTCGTCCTCCCGCACGACGCCGTCCTCGCCTTCTACACCGACGGCCTGGTGGAGAGCCGCGAGCGGGACATCGACGAGGGCATCGACATGGTCTGCGATCTGCTCGCCGGCCAGAACCGGGACCTGGAGGAGGTGTGCGACCTCACGATCGGCGCGCAGCGTCCGGGACACGAGCGCGACGACATCGCGCTCCTGCTGGCCAGGGTGCGCGAGCTGAACGAGGACGACATCGTCGAGATCGCCCTCCCGTCGGACCCCCGCTCCGCCTCCAAGGCGCGCCGCTTCATCCGGGCCACGCTGACCGAGTGGCGGCTGGACCCGATCGCCGACGCCACCGAGCTCATGATCAGCGAGCTGGTCACCAACGCCATCAAGCACGGCTCGGGCACGGTCGGGCTGCGCCTGCTGCGCGGTCCCACGCTGGTGTGCGAGGTGACCGACCGCTCCCTCGCGATGCCGGTCATGCGCGAGGCCGGCAGCGGAGACGACACCGGCCGCGGGCTGCATCTCATCAACTGGCTCGCGCATCGGTGGGGCTCCCGGCTGACGCCCAAGGGCAAGGTCGTCTGGGTGGAGCAGAGCCTGCCGTGA
- a CDS encoding response regulator — protein MTIRILLADDEPLLRMAFTMVLEAQPDMEVVGEAGDGMEAVRLARRFRPDVVLMDVRMPGTDGIEATGRIVRTCRQTRVLILTTFDLDEYAFAGLKAGASGFLLKNALPEELLAAIRNVAAGDAAVSPRITRRLLENFAHQLPTGGAPASAERLQRLTPREREVLIEVARGLSNTEIAAGLHLAEATVKTHLGRILLKLELRDRVQAVVFAYEARLIRPV, from the coding sequence GTGACGATCCGCATCCTGCTCGCCGACGACGAACCGCTGCTCCGCATGGCGTTCACCATGGTCCTCGAAGCGCAGCCGGACATGGAAGTGGTCGGCGAGGCCGGGGACGGCATGGAAGCCGTGCGGCTCGCACGACGGTTCCGTCCCGACGTCGTCCTGATGGACGTACGCATGCCCGGCACCGACGGAATAGAGGCGACCGGCCGGATCGTCCGGACGTGCCGGCAGACCCGGGTCCTCATCCTCACCACCTTCGACCTCGACGAGTACGCCTTCGCCGGTCTGAAGGCCGGGGCATCCGGCTTTCTCCTCAAGAACGCCCTGCCTGAGGAACTGCTCGCGGCGATCCGGAACGTCGCCGCGGGCGACGCGGCGGTCTCTCCGCGGATCACCCGCCGCCTGCTGGAGAACTTCGCCCACCAGCTTCCCACCGGCGGCGCCCCGGCGAGCGCCGAGCGGCTGCAACGGCTCACCCCACGCGAGCGAGAGGTGCTCATCGAGGTGGCCCGCGGCCTGTCCAACACCGAGATCGCCGCCGGCCTGCACCTCGCGGAGGCCACGGTGAAGACGCATCTGGGCCGGATCCTGCTGAAGCTGGAGCTGCGCGACCGAGTGCAGGCCGTGGTCTTCGCCTACGAGGCCCGGCTCATCCGCCCGGTGTGA
- a CDS encoding sensor histidine kinase yields MIDGPVAGTEWAGQLVRYAAFASAQTARPVRALLRTGARLPPVAFDVLPAAAIFFGSVGLNGKVYQDPPGALILQAALSLPLVWRRRAPLAVFCAVAVVASVQWLIGVQLLTDVALLVALYTVAARSTWRRTLMAAAVLETGILLASARWAAPDGRFLSSAVFLTAVAVAIAVTGTNTRMRRAHLASLEDRAVRLERERDQRARLAVADERARIAREMHDIVTHNLSVMVALADGAVFAQTRSPDRATTAMRQISGTGRQALTDMRRSLGVLRVDGPDALRHPMPGIAQLESLAGQMRAAGLPTSLDLEGDPVSIPAAAQLTVYRLAQEALTNALKHTPPGTRAEVRVRCSSEAVTVDVTDDGRTARAPGPCSGHGIPGMRERAAAYGGTLDAGPLPGSGWQVSATLNLCPAGGEAA; encoded by the coding sequence ATGATCGATGGGCCGGTGGCCGGGACGGAATGGGCCGGGCAGCTCGTGAGATACGCCGCTTTCGCCTCCGCACAGACAGCGCGGCCGGTACGGGCCCTGCTGCGGACGGGTGCCCGGCTCCCCCCGGTGGCATTCGACGTTCTACCGGCGGCCGCGATCTTCTTCGGGAGCGTCGGCCTCAACGGCAAGGTCTACCAGGACCCTCCCGGAGCCCTGATCCTCCAGGCGGCCCTGTCGCTGCCCCTGGTGTGGCGGCGCCGCGCGCCCCTGGCGGTGTTCTGCGCGGTGGCCGTCGTCGCGTCCGTCCAGTGGCTCATCGGCGTCCAGCTGCTGACCGACGTGGCGCTGCTGGTGGCCCTGTACACGGTGGCCGCGCGCTCCACCTGGCGCCGCACGCTCATGGCCGCGGCCGTCCTCGAAACCGGCATCCTGCTGGCCTCCGCCCGCTGGGCGGCACCCGACGGGAGATTCCTCAGCTCAGCCGTCTTCCTGACCGCTGTGGCCGTCGCCATCGCCGTCACCGGTACGAACACGCGGATGAGGCGTGCCCACCTCGCGTCCCTGGAGGACCGCGCGGTCCGCCTGGAGCGCGAACGCGACCAGCGGGCCCGGCTGGCGGTGGCAGACGAACGGGCCCGTATCGCCCGGGAGATGCACGACATCGTCACCCACAACCTGTCCGTCATGGTCGCGCTCGCCGACGGCGCGGTCTTCGCGCAGACCCGCTCCCCCGACAGGGCGACCACCGCCATGCGGCAGATCTCCGGCACCGGCAGGCAGGCCCTCACCGACATGCGGCGCTCCCTCGGCGTCCTGCGGGTCGACGGACCGGACGCGCTGCGCCATCCGATGCCCGGCATCGCGCAGCTGGAGTCCCTCGCCGGCCAGATGCGCGCAGCCGGGCTGCCGACCAGCCTCGACCTGGAGGGCGATCCCGTCTCCATCCCCGCCGCCGCGCAACTCACCGTCTATCGCCTGGCGCAGGAAGCCCTGACCAACGCCCTCAAGCACACGCCGCCCGGCACGCGCGCCGAGGTCCGGGTGCGCTGCTCGTCCGAGGCCGTCACCGTCGACGTCACCGACGACGGCCGCACCGCACGGGCACCCGGCCCATGCTCCGGACACGGCATCCCCGGCATGCGCGAACGTGCCGCCGCGTACGGCGGGACACTGGACGCCGGCCCCCTTCCGGGCAGCGGCTGGCAGGTCTCGGCCACCCTCAACCTCTGCCCGGCCGGGGGCGAGGCCGCGTGA